atagtCAGATTTATCAAAGAGCTACATGTGAACTAAAATAGGTGCAAAAATCTTTCATATTTGAGTAAAAATGCTAACCTTAATTAAGTAGTAAAACATGTACACATCAAACTTTCCAACTCTAAATCCCCACCATCCATATGTGAAACCTTCCCTTTAACATCTCTACCCTTATGTacagatttcattttttttttttttcctactaaCAATTCTAATCTAGAGACACCAAAAGAACTGAAGTAGCATATTAGAAGCTATCACTCTATTCAACTAATTCTGAAAGTGATCATATTAAATGTTTATATGGAAGCCTTCACACGACTTGCTATTATAATATATGCTACTCCCATCTCTTTTCCCTTTGCCtagtaaaaaacaaataaataaaaataacaggaagaaaaacaaaaacaataattcACCACTCAAAAAAAGCATAAAGACAAAACCTGTGTTTTACCTATTTAACTTCcaacagagaaagaaagaaatgaactTGTTAAATATTCCAATGACCTACAATGCTATTCATGTTTatatgtaaatcacattcttttacactgtatagtggtcGGGGTCCTCTGGGAAATTGACCTTGCCTTGTTTGGGGATCATTGGGTGTTCCCAAAGAGAGTCAAAAAGGTGTTACttagttggaggggcccttttgtggggagaaagaggaaaaaaatctgGTATTCCATcccattgtgtattttttggatggtatggaaggaaagaaatagattagcctttaggaGGGGGTTCTTTGGatatacagaaactcaaaaattattttgtttgtaacttgtggagttgggttAGAGTGTACATGGGAGAGAAGTCATCTTCGCTTTTAgtctttttggagtggctagcggctACTAAAGGGCCGGTGAGGCtgattgtttcttttgtttttgggtttggCTGCgttgtatactccttgtatgctttgtggatttttgccctttaatataatttgtgctcacttatcaaaaaaaaaaagtgttattcATGTTTATAATTCTGAAATTACCACTACTGTTCTACATCAACCTCCATTTGTGTCTATACTAGCTAATAAATCtgtttatgttttaaaaataataataataacaaatacgAGGAAAAGCAAAAACCTTGGGCCCtatgtatttaaattttcttctgttttcattttcaaagaaaatagaaatcaagTCTAAAAACATATCTGGTCagtgtttttctattttcattttctagaaaactgagttcaaaaaatggaaaaagtaaaaacaatagtttagtgttttcaaaattttcttaagaaacgtgaaaactgttttctaaaaaattgaaaatgaagaagagaatAAAAGCATACAAAAGACCATGTGTGAGCTacaatattaaaagaatataaatattgtaaatataaaagaaatatcaatataaatatacaatatctcatatatattagaaatcacgaatatatttcatattaaaataatttagttgattaattatatgtttttttttttttttttgataagtaagcacatATATTAACAGAAGGCAAAAAagccgcaaagcatacagggagtatacgaggcgacTATGGCCTCCCAaccaaaaagaacaaaacaacCCAAGCCCTaattggaggctaaccactccaagaagcctattAGGGAGTTCGACTCCATACCAATgtacaatttagcccaaccccaaacATTACACACAAACGAAGTTTTTAACTTCTGAACTGCTaacaacccccccccccccccccccccctaaatgCTAGCctcttcctctccttccaaattgtccaaaaaatgtacagCGGAATGGatttccacaattttttcctttttttccccacaaaagagcccttccatgattaattatatgtatattagaatattttattagacaattttaaaataaaaaataaagcaaataaaataaaaaagtataatgaataaatgtaatataataataaGGTCACATATaacatgtataaaaataatctatatatatatatatatatatatatatatatatatatatatatatatataatatcatagCATAtgtatcataaatattatataacatCATAGTACATGTATCATAAAAAGATAGTAACTTCAtcctttataataatataacatgtgtattatacaaaattttaattatatttcttttcacCATCTTTTGCATTTGTgaaactcaaaatcaaacaaaattttacaactttgatattttaaaacaattttcagttTTTGTTAATCAAGCGcattttgaagaaaagaaaaaatagaaaataaaagttgtttttggaaaatgagaactagaagaaaaaaaaattcaaaccaaaCGCAACCTTTGAAGAGGGTAAATAGGGATACAATAACCAAGGGGTTATGGCCAACTGACCAACTCAAGAGACAATGGGAATCTATGTCCAGCTTAGGAGGTGGAATTAGATTCATACTCACTTGTTTTCAGGGGCAGTTCCTCGACTTCAGCCAAGGTAAAGTAGCCCTAGAGGATATGTCTGGGATGTTTGTGGTTAATATCCCCAGAAATAATCACTTCAAGGAATGGAAATGTGATGAAGGATAATTAAATAGTAGATAGGTATTCTCTTATACAAACCCGAGTACACAATATGACGAGGTAATAATAGGTTTTCCAAGCAGGGTAATGTTTTGGATGAGTTCCTTAAGGCCTTTATGTGATGAACAACACtaccaaacaaagaaagaaaaatgcacCTGATAAACAATCCTTTtacttaaatttatattattcaccaagtaaaatgttctttttttctttatcaaattTATGCAAACTTATTTTGTTTACTAATAATGAATATTAACAATTGAAACTTAGTATGCATATGGATCCTCCACTCCAAATTTATAATACTTTGCTACTGTATTTATTAGATAACTTACATCTAGCTGAAATGAAATTATAGTGCCTCACAACTTACTCCGTGAATTCTCACATATTCATGGTAAAAAGAGGAACGTTAATTCAACCTTCAAAAACTACAAATCTACCAAACTAAACATTTAAGCCATAAGACACAGGAACAAGCAAACCCAAGAGATTAAAAAGCAAGATATAGAATTCTTCAAATTGATCACTTTCCAATTTGTGGAAAggattaaacaaaaatatgattcATTGTCCTATTAACATCAAATTAAGATGCATAATCATTTGGAGCTTTAAGCAACAATCTAGTATCAGAGTTGCTTTCTCCTGGGTCTAAGGGTTTTACTTACTGCTTGAAGGGATTAAATGCATCCCTTTGAGAAATCTGTTGTCACTAGAATTTCCAGAGATGGAAAAACAATACGGGATTAAGATCAGGGGAAAACAGTAAGAAGAACTCGCTGGACTACTTATAGACTAGAGAAGCAAATTTCCCAGACGAAATCAGACAGGTGTTTCAACAAGAAAACCATAGCAGTAAGAATCCCTCACAAGCAGAACTGTCAATGTGAGCTTTACACTATGCTTGTTCATGAATAATTGCAACAAAACATGATAAGAGTCATCCATCACTGTGCAGTGATGAAaatatctaaataaataaatagaagtaTTTTCACACGAAAGGGTCCATACCTCAACTTCCATGGCACTGAAACCGAATCCAGAGTCACCTTCAACTGCAACCACAAGGCGATCAGGTGAAGCTACAGCAGCAGCAATGCAGTAACCTAAACCAACCCCCATCGTCCCCCAAGTCCCTGCATCCAACCTGGTCCTCGGCTCCGTCTGAATCAACACTGACCTCCCAACATCCATGGTATTCGCCCCTTCTGAAACTAATATTGGAGCAGGGCTACCCACTCCCAGGATTGCATCTCTGATAATCCTCATGGgcgtaagaaaattaaaaggcaCAACATCCTTCGCCAACTGAGCCTCCATCCTGGACACATTATCCCTAGCCTTCTTTGAAATGGCCTCAACCCATGGATGAGACTTCCCCAAACAAAAGGGGTCGTCCTTAATCTCCAAATTGATCATATCCAACACCTGCTTTGCATCCCCAGCCAAACCCAAACATGGTTTCCTCAACTGAATTTCTTCCTCACACACATCAACCAAAATAAATTTCACATCCTTAGACCACTTGGGAGGCTCCCCAAAGTGCAACAACCAGTTCAGCCGCGCACCAACTACAAGCGCAACGTCGCATTTACCAATAGCAAGCGACCGCGCTGCTGTAGCCGCGAGCTCGTGCGTATCTGGCAACAATCCCTTCCCCATTGGAGTTGGCAAAAACGGAATCCCAGTGCTCTCCACCAGCTTTGTTATCGAATTCTCAGCACGCGCAAACGCCGCCCCCTTTCCGAACACAATGAGAGGCCTTTCGGCGTGTCTGAGCAGAGAAACTGCCTTCTCGATCAGTGAACTCTCGACAGATGGAAATTGTGGCTTTGCCCTAGATTTTTCAGCAGCAGCCAACAGACTCTCGGCCTCGGATTGAGAAACAGTTTGGTGGAGAACATCCGTTGGAAGATCCAAGTAACAACCACCAGGCCGACCCGAAAGAGCTTGATCCAGGACTTTAAAAACGCAATTAGGTATTTGGGAAATATCAGTGGCTTTTGCAGAGAACTTGGAGAAAGGCCTAACGACGGCCACCTGATCAAGCTCCTGGAAGTCGCCGCGACCGAAGTCGGCCTGGTCGCAGGAGCCAGAAATCAACACCATAGGCCAAGCGTTGACGGCGGCGTTGGAGAGCCCGGCGAGGCCGTGGACGCAGCCGGGGCCGGAGACGGTGAGAAGGAGGCCGGGCTTGCCGGTAAGGTAGCCGTAGGCGGAGGCAGCGTAGCCCGCCGATTGCTCGTTGTGGAAAGCGAGGAAGCGGATGCCCATAGACACGGCGCGGTTGGCGAATGAGGTGACCGGAATGCCAACAACGCCAAACATGTGCGTGATGCCGGCGGCCGCGAAAGATTTAGCGGCGAGGAGGTTGCCATCTACAAGGGTTTGGGAATCGTGGGTTTTGCAATCGGAGTCGGCCATTGGAAGTGAGCAGTGAGAGAATCGGTGGGGGGTGATTTGGATATATAGGGGAGAATCGGAGATGCACAAAAAAATGGATGACTCAATTTGTTGAAGTGAAGTGAGCAGCCTGGAGTAACCAATTTGCCATTGGTCTCTCCGTGGTGGCCAGTTAGCCTGGGGCTGGTTAAAAAGGTCGCGTGGTAGCACGCAACGCAAGCTATGGAAACCTttttctttaaagattttccCAACTCTTCCACGGCACgccaaatttcaaaattaatttaattcttaatttacaTCCACGTggatgttgatttttttttttaattcttaattagtctttgtttgaaaatatgactccttacaaaaaatgaaaccgcaatcaatctaattaaaaaataaaaatggatatgaCACTTACCTGATTTTTGTTTGGTTACAAGTTCTATTTCAACTCTAAAATCTATAAACTTTATCTTATTACATAAAAATTCATGTACATGACACGGGGTTGTGAGTAATGCAttatttatcctttaaaatttacattgtttccaaaaaataataataatgactggattaaaacaccaaaaaaaattaggaaattttttataattgactcaaaaattccaaattattcttatataataatttttaactttccatatattatttaattaattaaataaacttatgtcttttcaaaatatatataattataattttatatttaaaaaaaaaaaaatctaaaaggaaaatgaagaatattATGATACAAGATAATAAACACCATATGTATTATAATTGTTTGAGAGCTCGGACACATGGCAACTGGCATGTGCACACCAAAATTCTTTGAGAAACTAATAACCAGTGATTTAACAATGAAATCCAATTTG
Above is a genomic segment from Vitis riparia cultivar Riparia Gloire de Montpellier isolate 1030 chromosome 14, EGFV_Vit.rip_1.0, whole genome shotgun sequence containing:
- the LOC117930698 gene encoding 2-hydroxyacyl-CoA lyase is translated as MADSDCKTHDSQTLVDGNLLAAKSFAAAGITHMFGVVGIPVTSFANRAVSMGIRFLAFHNEQSAGYAASAYGYLTGKPGLLLTVSGPGCVHGLAGLSNAAVNAWPMVLISGSCDQADFGRGDFQELDQVAVVRPFSKFSAKATDISQIPNCVFKVLDQALSGRPGGCYLDLPTDVLHQTVSQSEAESLLAAAEKSRAKPQFPSVESSLIEKAVSLLRHAERPLIVFGKGAAFARAENSITKLVESTGIPFLPTPMGKGLLPDTHELAATAARSLAIGKCDVALVVGARLNWLLHFGEPPKWSKDVKFILVDVCEEEIQLRKPCLGLAGDAKQVLDMINLEIKDDPFCLGKSHPWVEAISKKARDNVSRMEAQLAKDVVPFNFLTPMRIIRDAILGVGSPAPILVSEGANTMDVGRSVLIQTEPRTRLDAGTWGTMGVGLGYCIAAAVASPDRLVVAVEGDSGFGFSAMEVETLVRYQLPVVVIVFNNGGVYGGDRRNPEEVTGPYKDDPAPTSFVPGAAYHVLIEAFGGKGYLVGTPDELKSALAESFSSRKPAVINVTIDPYAGAESGRMQHKN